The DNA segment gatgcctctttgaggtcttatgagtccgAGTTTTTGGTGACTCGGATATATTAACTGTCGATGATAATCCCCGAGCATTCGGGGGTGCTTTTACACTTTGGATCTTGAGCCGTTTCCCGTAGGATTATAAGTGTAGAGCTCGTATAATAGTAGACTTCTTTGGGACACGAAGTGTTTTTGATATAAACAaaatgcttcttcaaataatttgATACATGGGTACATGTTTTTCCGttggggctcgactattctatatggacacggttcatctaACCATTTGACCCATTGCAAGGTTTTCCTATCAAGGACCTCTTaggcgtgaagtattttccttgaaaatataacctccgagtgtgatgccccccaatattcgaggttgattgaaaagaagtcttggatactgttgagtttccttaggtagcacataattgttgcctcgttaaaaactttgtcggtaaaacccatttgggatgaaattcgatctaagggaaaaagagtgcaacgcatgctttaaaacctaaggtcttcgtgtAAAAAGGGTGTCTTCGAGATTGTGTGCCTTCGATAGCTTCGATCGAACATTTGTAATAAGTTAGTTTTAAACTCAAATGGACAAAAGGATAAAGTCATACCTTAACAGTAGTATCGTTTGAGtaatgatatgttccaattgtttggcagttgTTCACTTTCCATTGTactaagtttgtaagatcctttaccgaTAACTCCGAGGACTcagtactgtcacacctccttttttaccacccgaagggtatatgggagttttttcaattaaagtggcATTAGTTgaaatgggattaattaatttatcagagtcaccacttggaatagtttatttggtgtcccaagtcaccggtttattttaaaatcccaaattgaggaaatttcgactttattaaaaagtctgcgaaccagaaattctaagtaaggaattctaaggtgttaggcattcccgggttccgtggttctagcatggtcgcttcacaatttatacttggctttaattttttaactactcatttttaggacctatgtgcatttatctttttaccgcttttaattacttgattattcgtatttaaagaattgagttcctcgtacgtatactcttttcctttggtgcgtcaaaaatcatgtcacgcgaacgtgtccacaattaataatgctttgtttatttattaagaaagtttgattgaagttgcgcgaacacattcctcgatttattttttttagaattaaattcgcaattatgttacgcaaacatatacataatcacaatattaGTCTAagtcgagcctaaagcaaactacgagtatTTGGATTATTCAATGTTAAGTTAAGATTAAAGTGAGGATCATGAGTTAGGGATTTTGTTTGTGTATCATTAttaaggaaaaatgctcaattaGGCCTAACAAAGTTTAGGATCAGCACAATTAAAACTCAGTCTAACCCAACCAGTTATAAGCATGTTTTGGTCAATATATTAGGCACTTAATTATCTAGAGGGATTCTGGGTCAGCGGACAAACCCAGGACATTATAGCTAGAATGAGAAGCTAGGCCATTTATTGTCTAAACCAAATCAATGCTGACTTTAGGCTCACAATTGTTTAAAAGAGAAGTTGGCTAAAAATCGAGCCCAGAACCATGGCAGGCGGTCACTTGGCCCCCAAATGGGCCAACAAATGCCAGACCCAGTTTTACACAATCAAGCTTTCTATATTAATGTTTGTCATGCTAAAACAGAAAGTTTTAAGGCAAATTGTTGAAACAAACTAAATAGACGTGGAATTTTTATCGTTTCTAAGGTGAGCTAGGCCAGCAGGAGGCCCGTTAGGCTATTTGATTATAGAAATTGAGCCCAATATGTGAGACAAGGGCCTAACACCAACCAAGGGTAATCTTAACTAGGTCACACGCCTAGGCCCATTTGTGGCCCAATCTATTACTAAAAACATGTTGGCCTTATGAATACAATTGACAATCAAGCTGCTGAATACACATTACAAATCTTGGCTGATCAACAAAATTCACTGAAATTGCCATTAACGACTAACTAGTTACATAACTCTAGCCATACAAATCCTTCATGATGAACATGTTTCTAAGTTAATAACAGAACCTAGATTTTACACTTTGACCCATTGAACTTCTTTGAAATAGAGGGCAAAAACTAGACAGAACATATTAACATTCATCATCAAGCCTTTTCAACTAAATTACTACACAAgcatgaaaatccctaaacaGTTTACCAATGTCATAGTACATCTAGAATTTTAGAACAAACTAAATACAGAATTGTTAAATAGAACAGTGGAAGGAGATGAAAGAAACTACATAGAgaaaaagaaagatgaaacatGAAATCTACAAATGACATTCATATTACAAACACACATTTAAATAGCATGTACATGGCTTCATGAATATATCCGGACCACACTAACAGCATGCTTGTGATTCACACCATCAACTCAAGTTTAAGGAGTATCTGGATATTGAAAGAAAGCAAAAGGGGATGAGGAGTTCAGCAAGCAATGAAGTAGGAAGAAATCAGCAGCTCAAACAGCAATATTCAACTTCTTAAACCAACTTTAAACCCAGAAAAATAGAAATCCTTCAAAACTTTGAGGCTCTTACTAAGAGAGGAAACCCAAGGAACAAATCTAAAACCATTCTCAACCAAATAATGCAGagacttttttttgtatttttcagagTCTGAAATTCTGATGTTTTTCTAGAACTTTTCGACAGAAAAATGATGCTAAACTCTGTGTTTCAGAACTTTTAGGGCAATGAATAATGTTGAAATTGTGTGTGAGAGAGTGAGGGAAGGCTTTCTTTATATAGAGTGCCCAAAGAACATCCAAGAAAAGAATATTCTGACCTAATTCCCTATACTGCAGAAAGGTACAACATCTTTTATACAACTGGCTGTCCTTTTCTTATCCATTACCAGCATTTTCATGCTAAGAATGGGGACAGCTGCCATATTCTAGAACATTCTGATATTTCCCTAATTAGAAAACCCCAAATTGCCCTTCTAAAGTCTGCTTATTGCAGTTTTTACCTAAacttttttttccaattaagtCCCTAGGGTTTCTATTTGTTGGAAAATCAAAATCAATACCACAAGCAAGAAGTTAACACACAAGCAAAGATCAAAGGAACAAATTATTGAGCAGCCAACCCTTTAAACATAAATTCATTTGATATGGACAGAATCAGAAATGGAACAAACGCAGAAGAAAAATTTAAACCTAATACTAGCATGAGTTTTAAAGGAAAGTTATTAAAACCTATTTAAGAAAAACTTGAACCAgcaatttaaataaagaaaaggagaacCTAAATCATGCGGCTAAATCAGTAAAAGAAGTAAACCCTTAATTTAAACCAACCTGACTTAATTATCCTAAATGCATCGAACTATATTTAATTAAAACGATTAACTAAATAAACTTGTTTTACTGAAATTCAAACAAACCAACAATCGAAACAAGCAAGACTGATACCTAAAAAAAATAAccaactaaaagaaaagaagagaagaaacagAAACGAACTGATTTTGGCCGGAAAAGCTTGAACTAACAGAgcaaaacaataaataatggtATTTGACGAAGCTTGGTCGGTCAGTGCTGACTTGGTCGGAATTCGGTGGTCTCGAAATAAGCCAAAACTAATGCTAATCGAttgttcttgacaagaacaatCGATTAGCATTAGTTTTGGAACAATCGATTAGCATGAACTTTGACTCAAATCGAGCCTGAAACCCCAAAAATCAAAGAGAAAAGGACGGCTTAGGGTTTGATCTTTTCTTTCAGAGTTTAGATCCAAAATTGGAGCAAATGGGTAGGGATTTTGGAGCAATTGTTGATAGATATAGGATGAGGAGGTTATGGTGGTTGCCTGGTTAGAAGATGGGGGTGTTTGGGACGGCACCGCCGACAGGTGGTTTTTGGGCAtttggggcggctagggttaagcATTATGAGAGAGGCGATATGGGAATGAAGGGGTCTGATGGGGGGGTGTCTGTCTTTGGACAGTTAAATACTTAGGGGTAAATAATTTTGGGCCGTTGGATTGATAAAATCCAACGGCTGTGATCACACCAAaataaaacggggtcgtttgggttaagaCAGGAGTGGACCGGGTATGTTTATTTGGGCCTAGGTTAATTTGGACGGGTTTTGGGTaatttttgggctggtttggatatTAAAATCAGCCCCATTTCAAATCGAGTTTCTAAATTAGccccttttgatttcctttttcttttctttccttttcttttttttaattaaaaatcctaaaattaaaaacctaaattaatcaaAAAATGTAAAGTTAAACTAATTACctaattacaaaaattataaaaataacttAACCctaaattaaaagtgcaaaaatcAATCATctcaaaataaaagggaaaaatgtaaatggccatttttgtgattttctttttttaataaagCCAATAATTACCGATTaatcataaaaatataaaaataaaggcTAAAGGCAATGAATggtatttttagtatttttcatgatttaaataaaacataaacgtgcacaaaaaaaaagcaaacaattaaataaaattctacaaaaattcctaaaaatggcaaataatcaacagaaaatctattttcttgggattttgtaagagtaattcatataaggcaaaaatcacatgctcacagctgctcctctttgctcgaaaacacaaaggatttttgggcaaagataaaatgagcaattacgagggATTTTTGCTCATTCGAAACTCCATGAGAAACATCTTTTCAAAAagcctgaccgaaccttgcttcggaggttgactacatatccttggctataaagggatcaggtcagtgtagttctgaaagttttggtagctgggactaccgagaaacTGCGATTTCATTGTTTTTGTTGCTATttctgcttgctgaactccttattacaccgaaataaaatctaaactagctaagcctatcaactatgagttacaagattcctatctataaaccttctaaagcttgatcttgagtcttggatggttcttcctgcagactctaatctgaatcttgatgctcattAGCTGCAAccgctagttcattcttcttcagctttcgTATCAAGGCGGGACGttcgaagcttgtgacttcaataaAATTTTGAgtagtccgcatcttttctccgcttctatactcagagttcaacttcttttcttgtttcttcttttttttatttgggttgagacttcttcttttggttgtcTCAATCTTGTGCCTCACAGTGaaaacctgttcaggcaccaaagcaaacaaacgaacaaaattattctgccccagttttcactaggaaaatttcgtgagttattgtaaaaaaaatataaactatttctttatttgaaagcaataaaataaagATTGTGTATCCTtaggaaaaagagattagggagtggagccctatatctatatTAAAATCaaccagggagtggagaccctatgttggaaaagcgactaggaagtagagaccctatgcctaaaaacaaaatcaactagggggtggagaccctatgttggaaaagcgaatagggagtggagaacctatgcctaaaataacttcaactagggagtggagaccctatgttggaaaagcgactagggagtggagatcctatgtctaaaataacttcaactagggagtgaaaaccctatgttagaaaagcgactagggagtggagaccctatgtctaaaataaactcaactagggagtggagaccctatgttggaaaagcgactagggagcggagaccctatgtcaaaaataaaatcaactagggagtggagaccctatgttggaaaagcgactagggagtggagaccctatgtctaaaataaagtcaactagggagtggagaccctatgttggaaaagcgactagggagtggagaccatatgtctaaaataacttcaactagggagtggagaccctatgttggaaaagcgactagggagtggagaccctatgtctaaaataacttcaactagggagtggagaccctatgttggaaaaacgactagggagtggagaccctatgttggaaaagcgactagggagtggagaccctatgtctaaaataaaatcaactagggagtggagaccctatgttggaaaaaatgtaactagagattggggaccctagaCTACTatgtttttttgaatttttcttcttatctcctttttcttttcttttttctttttttgtttcttcttcttctttttttttattttttttattttatagaatGAGTAAATGCGGGAAAGAATTTTGGCGGGGACTTCCCTTTATGGATTGTTGTTACAAAGCTGCTTCTAGCCCTTGCGCATTTTctctttggttgcacctgcttctcgCAAGGTtgttttggattgcacctgtttcatgttttcaaacaaagaacattGGTTAGTTTGAAatagtggttggttttgtggccttgattgttttgatcttGGCCCAACTCTTTGTTAAAAACCTCTACTGCTCGCTGGCTTTCTGGAGATCGATCTCTCTTCTAAAACCAGGGATTTtgactttccaaaatttcacatgatggttcacccgtgtggggctttggccttttcatcttattctgcctttatgggcacttgactttggatttctttcctttttaataaaTTTGAATCTGGAGtatcggccatcatggccagtcgagatcgacttgatgcacctactgaggctgggtgcttttcCTTGAATTCGGCTTTTGTTAAGCAGAAACCTTATAAAACCAATCtttccatcttttctttgtattagtttcggagaaGGATTGGACCGAAAGGGACTCAAAGAAGAGTAAACAAAGGACAGGATAATGAATTTAACAAAAAGGGTCCCTTTCAGGGGAAGAGAGAAGGATTTATCtagagtgcatgcagacttcaataggcatgacatactttttggactggatacccgatctgcGCAGCAATCCAATCTCGCAAAGACCCTTCATAATCCATATCTCAAAACCGAGAAACCTTTCCAGGACTCTTATCAATGCCGATGGTTGTAAGGAATTCCCTACTTTTGATCATTGGCAGCCTTTACGGGTTTTCGCCAatggacctctctcatttctcttcttatcgccgccttatagtgctctttgcgagttttcactaacacgactctctcatttttcagttttctctgctcaccattgccttacggtgcccatgcgggttttcaccaacaagactctctcattttatttctctcattttgattgcatCGAATCTGAGTAGTCgcgttctccgattttgaacatctttcaccgattgatcggaaggacttgaacatggTTTGGGTAAAAAATAATTTGGATTgagttacaactttggaaccttttgggcagGATCATCGTCGAACCATTATAATatatgccccagtttcactttttgggggactttagatttttattttggtgtgactgaaccccagagagaggctgcctacgtatcctttcttAATCAAGTCGAACTTAGTTCAAGaaaactttatttttttatttgattttttttttgcaaacatTTTCAGATTCCGTAGAGGGTAATTAAAGAagggtaaccggctcaaagggttaacaaaggattggagtgtttTGGGGTACTGGGAATGAAAGTCTTTGTCATCCTAATCGGATAATATTGGTACCGCAAAAGGGTTAAACGTAATACCTTTTGACCGCGTATGCGTTTATAACtgtttcagggtcatttccttcaatgtctcccaggtACAATGCCCCTTTCGGCAACAATTTTCTAATaatgtatgggcccttccaattaggagcgaacttttcttttgtttccttgTGATGAGGGAGAATGCGTctcaaaacgagttgccccacttcaaagttcctttgccgcactttcttgttgtaagcacgggccattctttgttgatacaattgCCCGTGgaaaactgcagccatccgcttttcgtCAATCAAGGTTAACTATTCTagacgggtcttgacccactcactaTCCTCAATTTCAGCCTCAACGATGATTCGGagagaaggaatttcaacttctgcaggtattacggcttcagtgccataaacgaATAGATAAGGTGTTGCTCCAACTGATGTGCGCATAGTTGtgtgatatcccaacaatgcaaacagcaacttttcatgccattgtctcaaactttgaatcatttttctaagaatcttcttgatgttcttatttgctgcttcaacagcaccattagctttgggcTGATAAGGGGTCGAATTCCGATGAGTGATCTTAAATTGCTCACATATCTCCATCATTAAGTGGCTATTCAAGTTTGTAGCATTGTCCGTAATGATAGTCGTAGGGATACCAAAATGGCAGATGATGTTGGAGTGTACGAActctaccactgctttcttagtgacGGCTTTGAGAGCGaccgcttcaacccattttgttaAATAGTCAAtggcaaccaatatgaatctatgcccattagaagcttttggctcgattggcccaatgacatccatacctcaAGCAACGAACGGCCACGGTGCTGACATCGGATGTAGTTCTgtaggcggtgcatgaatcagttcaccgtgcacctgacactgatgacattttcggacaaaaccgaagcaatctttttccatagtcatatagtaatagcctgctcgaaggatcttctttgccgGGACGTATCCATTCATATGGGCTCCACACACTCCCGCGTGcacttcatgcatgattcttcctgcCTCTTCGGCATccacacatcttaacaagttgagatctgGAGTCTTTTTGCACAAGACCTCGCCACTCAAGAAGAAACTGCTGgcaagccttctaatggttctcttttggtctccttTGGCTTTTTTGAGATATTCTTTCATTTTCAgaaatctcttgatatcatgatatCATGGCTGAACATTTGGTTCCACTTCAGCCGTATTGCAGTACCATGCCTTTCTCAGAGTTGGATTTCCAATGGGTCAATGTGGACATTTCCTGGATATGGCAACATCGAGGCTAAAGTGGCGAGTAAATTGGCTAACTCATTATGAAAATGAGGAATGTACCTAAACTCGACTGACTTGAACCGCTTGCTAAGATGGGATAatcttgacatcccgagtttcccattctccctgagcttgtcggataatcagatctgaatctcccatgattatcaattcttccacatcttggtcgattgccatattcatacccttaatgcaggcttcatactcggcagtgttgtttgtgcagaaaaaccaaagccaggttgtggctggatagtgttgaccagtgggtgagatcaaaattgccccaatcccaacaccttttgcattcacaactccatcgaagaacattttccaagcattggtgtcttctgcTGTTACCTCAACTGAATTCACCTCCTCGTCCGGGAAGTAAGTACTCAATggctgatattcatcatcaatagggttttcagctaggtgatctgctaaagcctgggatttcattgtcgtgcgagtgacatagactatgtcaaattcagtgagcaagatttgccatttttcTAACCTCTCTGTGGGCATCTACTTttggaatatatacttcaaagggtccagaCTGGTGATAAGAtaagtggtgtaggccaacaggtaatgccttagcttctgagcgacccaagttagggcacaacaagtcctttccaacaaagtgtatttggcttcgtAGCTAGTGgacttcttgctcagatagtataTTGCCTGCTCCTTcttcccggtcacatcatgttgcccgaggacacatccaaaggaattctccaagactgtcaaatacaaaaataaaggCCTCccaggttcaggtgggaccaagactggcggattcgacagatattctttgattttgtcgaaggcttcttgacactcatctgtccatttaattgttgcatctttctttaacagcttaaaCATGGGCTCACGTGTGGATGTTAACTGAGCAATGAaacggctgatgtaattcaaccttcctagGAGGCTCATAACTTCCTTCTTGGTCCTTGGAGGAAGCAAATTCcgaatagattttatctttgttggatctagctcgatgcccctccgactgactataaatcccaagagtttgccagacggaaccccaaatgcacatttagccggatttagcttcaagtcatacttatgCATCcactcaaagaactttctcaggtcccAAACATGGTCGTCCTGTGTtcggatttgatgatcacatcatccacatacacctcgatttcttggtgcatcatgtcatgaaagatggtagtcatggccctcatataggttgccccggcgttcttcaaaccaataGGCATGATCCTATAACAATAGGTGCCCCGGGGTGtggtgaaggctgtcttttccacgtcttcttcatccatcaagacctgatgatatctagcataacaatccacgaaagattaTATCTCATGTTTGGAACAattgtcaacaaggatgtggatgtttggcaaaggggaGTTGTCTTTGGgtcttgctttgttcagatctcgatagtcaacgcacactcgagttttcccatctttctttggcacgggAACCATATTAGCTAagcatgtggtgtatcggaccactcggatcacccccgccttcaactgtttggtgacttcttctttgatcttgtcactgatatcagttttgaacttcctttgtttttgctggacagggggataATCAGGGTAAGTCGGTaacttgtggaccaccaaatcaacacttagacctggcatatcatcataggaccaagcaaacacatctttgaattcgaacaaaagttggatcaatgcatcaCTGGTTCTTTCATCCgtatgaatgcttatcatggtttttTGGACCTCtttagaactacccaaattaaccagcTCAGTTTcgtttaagtttggcttaggtttattctcgaattgttccaattctcggtttatttccctaaaagcctcttcttcatcataaaccggttcttgattcattatttcacaattagacagcatgctatgatctgggcatgaagtccgcaagcatgtcatgttatttaagtccgcaATATTAGAACTAAAAggaagaaataagaaaagtaataataatcagaaagaataaagaaagaaattcatagacgatgaaatattgatttcatttcattgaattttgaagatagcagggtttacattggaattttaaagacaataaactaaaagaaacattcgagttacaccctggaataacttggaatgcagaaaaggtggcaagactggactaccgggattcctgtctgactgggaacggagtagccttGCAATTTTGCAGCTTGGCATCGCGCCCCATGAAttgcatctcagcagtgctcgatCCTTCTCTCGGCTGAACCATATGGGCTTCATATAACATTTGCCTCATGGCTCCACATATGTCCTCAATTTCCtcggccgtgaaggcctcatcttcttcttcttcggtgtacTTGGGCTTGATGAATATTTTGTAGAGATGTGGGACTGGCTGAGGTAGAACCTAACCATTGCTCTTTTGTTCATTTTCCCATGTCACATTAGTTTTTGTGGTGTGAAAACCCACACCGAAGAACTTCTCGCTGGCAGCT comes from the Nicotiana sylvestris chromosome 4, ASM39365v2, whole genome shotgun sequence genome and includes:
- the LOC138890097 gene encoding uncharacterized protein, whose amino-acid sequence is MVATEMIKHGYKPGKGLGASLQGITEPITLAASEKFFGVGFHTTKTNVTWENEQKSNEEAFREINRELEQFENKPKPNLNETELVNLGSSKEVQKTMISIHTDERTSDALIQLLFEFKDVFAWSYDDMPGLSVDLVVHKLPTYPDYPPVQQKQRKFKTDISDKIKEEVTKQLKAGVIRVVRYTTCLANMVPVPKKDGKTRVCVDYRDLNKARPKDNSPLPNIHILVDNCSKHEI